The Phragmitibacter flavus genome includes the window CCGTGAAAAAATGGCCGGGTTTGCCAAAATCATCCAATTGCGAGAAGCCGGCAACCTTGATGCTGCCATGGCCATCATCAATACCGACAAAAGTGAAAACTCCACCAGCGACATGCTCTTCTGGGCCCAGCTGATGAACAGCAACGCCGACGCGGAACTCGACCGGCTTCTCCACCTCACCGAACGCCTCGCCCACATCCGCACCACTTTGTTCGGCTTCTCCTCCCTCATCACGCTTGGCTTCCTCGCCTGGGCCTATCGACGCATCCGCCGCGAAATCGAAACCAGCCACCACGCCGCCTCCCGCTATCTCCAGCAAAAAGAAATCCTCGCCGTCGCGCTCACCAGCATCGGCGACGGCGTCATCATGACCGACCAGCACGCCAAAATCACCCTCATGAACAAGGTCGCCGAAACCCTCACCGGCTGGACCTCCGCCGAGGCCATGGGACGCGACTGCCGCGAGGTCTACCACATCATCAGCGAAGAAAGCAGAACCGCCGTCGAGAACCCCGTCCACCAGGTCCTCCACTCCCGCCAGATCATCGGGCCCACCGACCCCACCCTGTTGATCCGCCGCGACGGCACCGAGCTGCCCGTTGACGACAGCGGCGCCCCCATTCGAGATCAGCACGGCAATCTCCACGGCGTCGTGCTCGTCTTCCGCGACTTTACCCAGCATCGCCAGTTGGAAACCTCTCTCCGCTCCGCCAAAGAAGCCGCCGAAACCGCCAACGACACCAAGGACAACTTCCTTGCCGCCCTCTCCCATGAACTGCGCACCCCCCTTACCCCCGTCGTCGCCACCCTCGCAGGTTGGGAAACCGACCCGGCCCTCCCCGGAACCCTGCTCCCCACCGTGCAAATGATGCGGCGCAACATCGAACTCGAAGCCCGCCTCATCGACGACCTCCTCGACCTCACCCGCATCGTCAAAGGCAAACTCCCGCTCAACCTCGAACCCGTCGACCTCCACCAGCTCATTCATTCCATCAGCCAGATACTCGACAGCGAGATCCACAGCAAAAACCTCCGCCTCACCCTTCATCTCAACGCCACCTCTCATCACGCCATGGTCGATACCGGCCGCATGCAGCAGGTGTTTCTCAACATCCTCAAAAACGCCACCAAATTCACCCCCGAAAACGGCACCATCGAAATCACCACCCGGCAAACCGACACCCACATCCACACCATCCTCCGCGACAACGGCATCGGCATGACCCCCGAAATGCTCACCCGCCTGTTCCGTCCCTTTGAGCAGGGCACCGAACAATCCATCCGCCGTTACGGCGGCCTCGGCCTCGGCATGTCCATCTCCAAAGCCCTCGTCGAAGCCCAGAACGGCGACATCCAGGCCACCAGCGAAGGCCCCGACCAGGGCTCCACCTTCACCGTCATCCTGCCCCTCATCACCGAACCCCAACCATCCATCGCGACCAGCCAACCCCCACCTTCGAAACCCCAGACCCAAGACCAGGTCGCCCTTGAAATCCTGCTGGTGGAAGACCATGTCGATACCGCCCGTGTTCTCACCCATCTGCTCACCCGCTCCGGTCACCGCGTTGTCAACGCCGACACCGTCGCCACCGCCCTCGCCACCTTCAGCCAGCACCCCTTCGATCTACTCCTTTGCGACCTCGGCCTGCCCGACGGCAGCGGCCTCAACATCATCCGCACCATTCGCCAAACCAGCTCCCTCCCCGCCATCGCCCTCACCGGCTACGGCATGGAAGAAGACATCGAAGCCTGCAAAACCGCCGGCTTCAACGCCCACCTCACCAAACCCCTCAACCTGCAAAAGCTCAAAGAAGTCATCAGCAGCGTCACCGCCCCGGCACCTTTGTCATAACTTCCAGATACTCCCACGCTGCTGCTGGTTGGTCCGCAACTCACGCCTCCGTGCCGTTCCTTTTTCCTTTGCAGACTCTCACAGGCCCTGATCACCCTCCATGCAATCAATGACATCCAGATTTGCACCCCCCTCCGAATCCCACCGTGCAAGATCAACGAGCGAATGACGAATCTTTACCCTGTTCCCGTTTCGCAGACTATTTGCAGCCCAAAATCAACGCCGTTTTGGAACGGTGGATGGAGGACGTCAGGCACGATCCCAGCCTGCCCAAGGCGGATGAACTTCCCAAAACGCTGCTGAAGGACCATGTCCCCGATCTGCTTCATTCGTTCATCGAGTTCCTGCGCTCAGGCCGCAACGACGCCAATCAGAATGCCAAAAAACATGGCACAGAACGTTGGGGCCAGGGTTACAGCATCAAGGAACTGATCTGGGAAATCCACCAACTGCGCGCCGTGCTGCTGCGCGAAATGGTCACCTTCGCCAAGGTCGAATCCGATTCGCTCACCAGTTATGCCGCGGCCTGCAAGGCGACTGACGTGTTCTTCGATGAGATGCAGGTCGTGTCGGTGGCGAAATTCATGGAGGAAAGAGAATTGGCACAGCGGCGGTCCGATGTGGCACGTCTGCGCCTGGTGCGCTCCATCTCCCATGAGCTTCGCAACACGCTCAACGCCCTCGGACTTTCGTCGATGCTGCTGGATGACAGCGGCTCCGAATCCACTGACACCGTCAAACTCCAGCTCGATCAAAGCTGCCTGCAAATGCAGGAGGTGCTGGACGATCTTTTGGGTCTTTCCCACATTTTGGGACCCAACCGCAGCCTGCGAATGTCGTTTGTTGATGCACCGAAACTGCTGGAAGAAATGGACGCGATCTTCCGACCCGTGGCCGAAGCCAAAGGTCTGCGCTTCTCCACCTCCATAAAGGGCGATCTGAGCCATCTGGTCGGCGATGAAGCCAAGGTGCGGCAAATCACCCAAATCATGGTGTCCAACGCCATCACCTACACTTCCACCGGATCAGTCGACCTCTCTTTTGACGAGTTGGATGGACAACAATGGGCGATTGTGGTGAAGGACACCGGCATCGGCATTGCCAAAGAAGACCGTGAGCACATCTTCTCCGAGTTCTACCGGGTGGAAAACGAATCGCCCCTTCGCGGTTCCGGTCTTGGACTCGCCATCATGACCGCCGTGGTGGATCTGCTGGGCGGTTCGATTCATCTGGAATCCGCCATGGACGAAGGCAGCCAGTTCCGTGTGGTTTTGCCCAGTCAACCCAGTATCAGTGATCCAATTAGTTGATGCTGGCCGTCAGTTTAATTTAAAGGCATCGCATGCCTTGGAAGATCAATGGTAAACACGCAGCCCTGCTCGTCGGGTTTGTTGCGGACGCTGAGGATTCCATCATTGGCCTCGACACCCCGACGGGCAATCGAAAGACCAAGCCCCATGCCGCTTTTGTCTTTTCCGCCTTGGGTGAAGGGTTCAAACATCGTTTCCGCCTCGCCGGGAGGCAGTCCATCGCCGTGATCCTCAACATCGATCAATATCCGGTCCCCGACCGAATAGGCATTCAAGATCACTTCGGTTCCACGGTGGGTAAATTTGAAGGCGTTCTGCAAAAGATTGCCCACCGCCGAGAGCAGCAGATCGCGGTCGGCATCCAACGCAAGCCGCAGATCGACTGCGGAAACCGTGAGCACACATTCCTTTACCTTCGCCTCGAGCGCGGCGGACAGTTTGATTTCACCAATGAAGTCAGAAAGGGCAAACAGGGCGTTGCGCACCGGAAGACCGGCAATCAGGCGCACATCCGTGAGGGAACGATCAATCAGTGATCCCATGCCTACAAGAGAACGGTTTAGCACTGAACCCGTGGCACCACTGAGACTGAGGTTGCCATCCTTGATCGCGAAAAGGGCGAGGGTCGCTGTATTGAGGAGGTTGCGCAGTTCATGGGTGAAAAATCCGATCTGCACGTTGAGCGTCTGAATGTGTTTGTCGGCCATCACGAAGTCTCTCTGATAGTTGAACTCCGTGACCGCCATCGCAATGGCATTGTCCAAACAGCGGTTGAGCGTGCGAAACTCATCCACTTCGACCGGCTCATCGACCTCAAACGCAAGATCGGTGATCGACTGGCAGAGATCGCCGTAGTCATGCACCACCTGTTCCACGGTAAATCCCCGTCTCAGCAATTCCCGACCATGCTGCGCTGCGACCTCACTCAATTCGGAAAGAGCGGGTTTGCCACCGCCCGAAGCACCGGAAACCTTGCGGCTCTCCATCGGCTTGTCGGTCTGTTCAACCTTCAGGGTCTTGATCAACTGATCGAGGAAAAAAGGCACCCCGTGATCCATCTCGTCCGCCGTGGCTTCAGGCGAAGCACGCTTTGCCACCTTGGCCCGGCAGCGCTCAATTAGCTCCGCCCGTTGGTTGGTGAGAAAAACATGGAGCATTAGTCCACAGTAATGGCGATTCCTGAGATTGCTGAACTATCTGCATGTTCGTATGTATTAGCTTAATGGGAAATGCTTTCATTTCATGGATTGCGTCGCCATCATCGCAGGAACCGCAGAATCATCAGAAATCCCAACCTCTCGAACATACAAATCCACTTCAGACTCAATAAATGCCTTGGCCGTGCCCAGATAACTTCCTGCAATAGGCGGCACGTGCTCAGAATGCCTCGAAACCGCCACGGGAATGTAGTTCGAGGTAGTGAGGATGCCCCAGCTTGGATCAAAGCCGACCCAACCGGCTCCCGGCAGATACAGTTCAGCCCAACCATGCATGGACATGCGACCGCTGATGTCAGGAGAATACATGTAGCCGCTCACAAAGCGGGCCGCGAGCCCCAGATGGCGGCAGGTTTCAATAAATAAAGTGGCGGAGTCTCGACAGGATCCGGTGCCCTTCTCCAAGGTTTCCGCCGGGGACTGCACGCCTTTCTCCATGCGGCGCTGATAGCCGATGGATTTATAAATGTGAAGGTTAAGTTGCTGCAACAAGTCCAGCGTGCCGAGTCTTTTGCCGGGATGCCATAAATCGTAAAGCCAGTCGCGGATTTCGTCGATGTCGCGCACATAGATGCTGCGACTAAGTGGCCGGAGTTCCGCTCCTAAATCATGCTCGTAAGTGAAAGGATATTCCATCGCCTCATGGGCAATGACAAAATTGAACGGGTTATCCTCCC containing:
- a CDS encoding transglutaminase family protein, with translation MKIHIHHRTSYRYSTHVSFSTHQLMMRPRESHAIDLESCSIEISVPHRTRWIRDPYENNIALVDFNSTALELVIEAEFFINVREDNPFNFVIAHEAMEYPFTYEHDLGAELRPLSRSIYVRDIDEIRDWLYDLWHPGKRLGTLDLLQQLNLHIYKSIGYQRRMEKGVQSPAETLEKGTGSCRDSATLFIETCRHLGLAARFVSGYMYSPDISGRMSMHGWAELYLPGAGWVGFDPSWGILTTSNYIPVAVSRHSEHVPPIAGSYLGTAKAFIESEVDLYVREVGISDDSAVPAMMATQSMK
- a CDS encoding ATP-binding protein; this translates as MEKPPDEEFHLLSPKGLLPSFAIVGTVTLVCLAMMYLTGLRVISVHQQINRKEESLSTLHTVIQTIQAAESAQRGYLLTGKRHYLEPYELARKELDADLASLKDFRPVHVDQLTTLAREKMAGFAKIIQLREAGNLDAAMAIINTDKSENSTSDMLFWAQLMNSNADAELDRLLHLTERLAHIRTTLFGFSSLITLGFLAWAYRRIRREIETSHHAASRYLQQKEILAVALTSIGDGVIMTDQHAKITLMNKVAETLTGWTSAEAMGRDCREVYHIISEESRTAVENPVHQVLHSRQIIGPTDPTLLIRRDGTELPVDDSGAPIRDQHGNLHGVVLVFRDFTQHRQLETSLRSAKEAAETANDTKDNFLAALSHELRTPLTPVVATLAGWETDPALPGTLLPTVQMMRRNIELEARLIDDLLDLTRIVKGKLPLNLEPVDLHQLIHSISQILDSEIHSKNLRLTLHLNATSHHAMVDTGRMQQVFLNILKNATKFTPENGTIEITTRQTDTHIHTILRDNGIGMTPEMLTRLFRPFEQGTEQSIRRYGGLGLGMSISKALVEAQNGDIQATSEGPDQGSTFTVILPLITEPQPSIATSQPPPSKPQTQDQVALEILLVEDHVDTARVLTHLLTRSGHRVVNADTVATALATFSQHPFDLLLCDLGLPDGSGLNIIRTIRQTSSLPAIALTGYGMEEDIEACKTAGFNAHLTKPLNLQKLKEVISSVTAPAPLS
- a CDS encoding sensor histidine kinase, with product MLHVFLTNQRAELIERCRAKVAKRASPEATADEMDHGVPFFLDQLIKTLKVEQTDKPMESRKVSGASGGGKPALSELSEVAAQHGRELLRRGFTVEQVVHDYGDLCQSITDLAFEVDEPVEVDEFRTLNRCLDNAIAMAVTEFNYQRDFVMADKHIQTLNVQIGFFTHELRNLLNTATLALFAIKDGNLSLSGATGSVLNRSLVGMGSLIDRSLTDVRLIAGLPVRNALFALSDFIGEIKLSAALEAKVKECVLTVSAVDLRLALDADRDLLLSAVGNLLQNAFKFTHRGTEVILNAYSVGDRILIDVEDHGDGLPPGEAETMFEPFTQGGKDKSGMGLGLSIARRGVEANDGILSVRNKPDEQGCVFTIDLPRHAMPLN
- a CDS encoding sensor histidine kinase — encoded protein: MQDQRANDESLPCSRFADYLQPKINAVLERWMEDVRHDPSLPKADELPKTLLKDHVPDLLHSFIEFLRSGRNDANQNAKKHGTERWGQGYSIKELIWEIHQLRAVLLREMVTFAKVESDSLTSYAAACKATDVFFDEMQVVSVAKFMEERELAQRRSDVARLRLVRSISHELRNTLNALGLSSMLLDDSGSESTDTVKLQLDQSCLQMQEVLDDLLGLSHILGPNRSLRMSFVDAPKLLEEMDAIFRPVAEAKGLRFSTSIKGDLSHLVGDEAKVRQITQIMVSNAITYTSTGSVDLSFDELDGQQWAIVVKDTGIGIAKEDREHIFSEFYRVENESPLRGSGLGLAIMTAVVDLLGGSIHLESAMDEGSQFRVVLPSQPSISDPIS